The Methanothermobacter sp. CaT2 DNA window TGGCCCCTCATGTAACGCTGCAATGACCCTATGGGATGGTAGGTTCTTTATCTTAACCCTTTCATCCGCTTCGGCCTCACCTGCAATGGAAACACCTATCTCGTAGAGGAGTTCCTCCTCATCAACCTCCTCTGGAGTGTTGTAGTATGTCCCATATACACGGCCTGTCATCTGCAGACCGTTCTTAATCACCCATCCCGCAACCTCAGAGATGTACTCCGGTATACGTTCATAGCTTCCCCTGCACTCAATGTAGGCCACACGAATCCCTTCAACCATCTTCTCAGTTATCTCCATAAAAACCTCCCCATTAATCTTATCAACCTCAAGTGATAAAAATTTATCTAAATTTCGCAAAAAACTGTGTTAGATCACATTCTAACAAGGATCACACCAGCAACAACCATCATAAGGCCGGCAAGCCTTGTCGCCGTTATGCTCTCATCCAGAAGTAGTGCCGCAACCATCACCGTGAAGATGGGGAAGGCTGCAACCACCGGGACAACCACAGAGGCATCCCCCGACTTGAGGGCGTAGTAGTAGAATAGCTGTCCCATGAGGGCCGCTGATATCCCATCAAGAGCCAGAAAGAACCATCCCCTGGGACCTGCCTCTGAAAGCGCCTCCGCACCCCCATTGAACATGACCCATATGAGCATGATCATGGTTATCACCGAACTCCTTATGGTTAGGGCAACACCGGGGTTAAGCCCCTCAAGACCTATCTTGCTGAAGACAGGGGCAAGACCGAACATGAGAGCTGCAAGTAGGGCGAAGACAAAGTAGTTCAAAACATCACCTCAGATTAATATATGAAATCAGACCATTAAATCTATGCAAAGGCAGACCACAAAGACCTACCCACAAAAACAGGCCATCAAACCTTATTTACATGTTAACAGAAATATAGACAGAATCATATCTGTGTGATAAAATGATACTAATCGTTGGCGGAGCAGGATACATCGGGTCACATGTCAATAAATTTCTATCAGAGAGGGGATACGAAACCCTCATCCTTGATAACCTCACAAGGGGCCACAGGGATTTTGTTAAGTGGGGTGAATTCATAGAGGGTAACCTGGGTGATAGGAGACTCCTTGACAGGACCTTTGAAACCCATGACGTGGATGCAGTCATGCACTTCGCAGCCTTCACAGATGTCGGTGAATCGGTCCTCAAACCAGGAAGGTACTACCATAACAACGTCGTGAACACCATAAACCTCCTGGATTCCATGGTGGACCATGGCGTCAGGGACTTCATATTTTCATCCACCTGTGCAGTCTACGGGAACCCCATGGAGATACCAATAAGCGAGGAACACCCCCTCAACCCCATAAGCCCCTATGGCAGATCCAAACTCATGGTTGAGGAGATACTGAAGGACTACAGGGATGCCTATGGTCTCAACTATGTCTCGCTCCGCTACTTCAATGCAGCCGGAGCAGACCCTGAAGGGGAGGTGGGAGAGCTTCATAACCCTGAAACGCACCTTATACCCATCATTCTGGATGTTGCCCTGGGTCTGCGGGACGCCGTGCGGATATTCGGCACAGATTACCCCACACCCGACGGAACATGTGTGAGGGACTACATCCACGTTATGGACCTGGCAGATGCCCACTGGAGGGCGCTCAGATACCTTGAGGGTGGAGAAAGCGGGGTTTTCAACCTTGGAAACGGGAACGGCTTCTCAGTCAGAGAGGTTATAGAGACCTGCAGGGAGGTCACAGGTGCCAGTATAAATGCTGTTGAGGATGACCGAAGACCAGGTGATCCGCCGGAACTCGTGGGCAGTGCCGGTAGGGCCAGGAGAGTCCTTGGCTGGAGGCCGGAATTCACAGAACTCGAGGATATAATAGAAACCGCATGGAACTGGCATTCAAGGATCAGAGGGGGGATCTCATGATAACCGTCACAGGAGATATAACCGTTGACTGGATACAGTGGTCCGTTAAGGGAGACTCTGATGTCTCAGAATTTAACTGGAAGAACCACCTTGGATTCAAGAGGAAGGCGCTTGAGGGCGGCGCACTCCTCACAGCAAGGATGCTGAAGAACTTTACGGAGGTTAATCACCCATCAATAGGGGATGAGCCAGGCAACACTGACCCCTCAGAGTTCATACACTCCTTCGCGGAACTCAAAGCCACAGGCGATGGTTATCATGTCAAGAAGTTCATGGGTTACACCGGCCCGGACAGCGGTCTTCCATCAATGCCATTCAGTTTAAAGGAACATGAATCCCCCATCATAGTGATCGATGACGCTGGGAACGGGTTCAGGGAGATGGAGGAGCGGTGGCCGTCCCAGATCATGGGTGGAGACCCCCTCATTGTGCTTAAGATGTCATCACCACTGTTCAGAGGCAGCCTCTGGGAGCACCTCCTGGAAGAACATCCAGAGAAGCTAATAGTCATAATAACCGCAGATGACCTCAGGGAGCACGGTGCCAACATAACAAGAAGGCTCTCATGGGAGAGGACCGCAGAGGACTTCATCTGGCAGATGGAGAACAACAGATCACTCGAAGATCTCAGGGACCTCAACGTGGTGGTCCGCATAGGCCTCGAGGGCGCCATAAATTACAACAGGGGGGATGTCAGGCTATTCTACCACCCACAGCTCTTTGAGGGCGACCTTACAGAGAGGGCCCCGGGAAAAATGCAGGGCTGTGGCTCTGCGTTCACTGCAGCATTCACCGCGGCCCTATCAGAGGGTCGTGAGATGGATGAATGCATAAGGCGGGGTATTACAGCCGCTGCCAGACTCCTTGAAAGAGGGTTTTCATCCGAACCTGACTACCCAATATCTGATGTATTCATGAGTGCAGATGATGAGATAGGGGCTGTTGAAATACCTCAACACCCCCGGGGACTCTGGACAATCGCCAGTTCACCCCCACTATTTGACATAGAGTCAGTTTCAAGATACATTGTGATAAACGGTTACAGTAGAAAAAAATGTCCGCTACCTGTTGCCCACTTCGGTAAACTTATAACAGCAGACCGAAGGGAGATCGAGGGTTATCAGAGCATAAGGAACCTGATGGTGGAGTACATGAAAAATGATAACCCTGAGAGACCCCTCTGCATTGGAGTGTTCGGGCCCCCCGGTGCCGGCAAATCCTTCGCAGTGAGCCAGCTTGCCGCAAGTGTTGATCCTGAGCGAATAAAGCACCTAAACTTCAACATATCCCAGTTCAGGTGCGAGGATGATCTTATAG harbors:
- a CDS encoding GyrI-like domain-containing protein, translating into MEITEKMVEGIRVAYIECRGSYERIPEYISEVAGWVIKNGLQMTGRVYGTYYNTPEEVDEEELLYEIGVSIAGEAEADERVKIKNLPSHRVIAALHEGPYTEVGPVIHALIEYAMENGYEITGPVTEVYLNSPLEVDESELLTEVQIPVKRSE
- a CDS encoding EamA family transporter, with product MNYFVFALLAALMFGLAPVFSKIGLEGLNPGVALTIRSSVITMIMLIWVMFNGGAEALSEAGPRGWFFLALDGISAALMGQLFYYYALKSGDASVVVPVVAAFPIFTVMVAALLLDESITATRLAGLMMVVAGVILVRM
- the galE gene encoding UDP-glucose 4-epimerase GalE, with the translated sequence MILIVGGAGYIGSHVNKFLSERGYETLILDNLTRGHRDFVKWGEFIEGNLGDRRLLDRTFETHDVDAVMHFAAFTDVGESVLKPGRYYHNNVVNTINLLDSMVDHGVRDFIFSSTCAVYGNPMEIPISEEHPLNPISPYGRSKLMVEEILKDYRDAYGLNYVSLRYFNAAGADPEGEVGELHNPETHLIPIILDVALGLRDAVRIFGTDYPTPDGTCVRDYIHVMDLADAHWRALRYLEGGESGVFNLGNGNGFSVREVIETCREVTGASINAVEDDRRPGDPPELVGSAGRARRVLGWRPEFTELEDIIETAWNWHSRIRGGIS